From Alkalidesulfovibrio alkalitolerans DSM 16529, a single genomic window includes:
- a CDS encoding DUF3536 domain-containing protein → MHTHLCLHGHFYQPPREDPWLDAVLPEASAAPSMNWNERITRESYTPLAFARRLDGQGRVADIVNCYEWMSFNVGPTLMHWLENHAPATYARIVEADRRSVERLGHGNAMAQIHHHVIMPLASSLDKELEVAWGIHDFERRFSRRPEGMWLSEAAVDVPTLEVLAAHGIRYTLLAPRQIRSVAPIDDGEWRDVAEWEVDITRPYLVELPSGRSIAVFFYHGPISQAVAFEGLLRDGEKFWQRLTGDPAPGLRAVGTDGETYGHHFAFGEMALAYVIEQARLGRDDVRLTNFAAFLAEHPPVMRARLHEPSSWSCVHGVERWRTDCGCTDGGHPEYDQKWRGPLRQALDMVKKNVDGHYFTRGRECFADPQTALREYGRVLAGSLDQAAFEAAHCKKKCGPAERRLGWTLLAMQAHALSAFASCAWFFDEISRIEPLNALTYALRAMELARETGAPDMERQVMDVLSAARSNRPEFGSGADLWRSQVAVRRETPARLAAQGLLTLWARHALPEPGETASVQWSGLGLTFTADPDGQADSVAPRSGVMIVSERLRADSPAYRWRMCTDLSFSPLACRFEVEAENGPARNGGDANGVCIPATDLPWGKQQALAVEWARQSERVLWRDSVLAALGGCRMFLPWQEAQTDQPLGNSWMTLLPALCWNYCLGLPRGDAGEEHLADYLGRRAVSHPGTGELTFRLERELARLIADTEDALEGVRDAADVYARARRIGLSPSPWLAENALWSRRGDLPPDAARLAEEAFGFVPGLLDLK, encoded by the coding sequence ATGCACACCCACCTCTGCCTGCACGGGCATTTCTACCAGCCCCCGCGCGAAGATCCCTGGCTCGACGCGGTCCTTCCCGAAGCCTCGGCCGCGCCCTCCATGAACTGGAACGAACGGATCACACGCGAGTCCTACACGCCGCTGGCCTTCGCCCGCAGGCTCGACGGCCAGGGCCGGGTCGCGGACATCGTCAACTGCTACGAGTGGATGAGCTTCAACGTCGGCCCGACCCTCATGCACTGGCTGGAGAACCACGCCCCCGCAACCTACGCGCGCATCGTGGAGGCCGACAGGCGAAGCGTCGAACGCCTGGGCCACGGCAACGCCATGGCCCAGATCCACCATCACGTGATCATGCCCCTGGCCTCGTCACTGGACAAGGAGCTTGAGGTCGCCTGGGGCATCCACGACTTCGAGCGCCGCTTTTCGCGACGTCCGGAAGGCATGTGGCTCTCCGAGGCCGCAGTGGACGTGCCCACCCTGGAAGTCCTGGCCGCGCACGGCATCCGCTACACCCTGCTCGCTCCCCGCCAGATCAGGTCGGTCGCGCCCATCGACGACGGCGAGTGGCGTGACGTGGCCGAGTGGGAAGTGGACATCACCCGGCCTTATCTCGTGGAATTGCCCTCGGGCCGCTCCATCGCCGTGTTCTTCTACCACGGCCCCATTTCGCAGGCCGTGGCCTTCGAGGGCCTGTTGCGCGACGGGGAAAAATTCTGGCAGCGGCTCACCGGCGATCCCGCGCCCGGCCTTCGGGCCGTGGGCACGGACGGCGAGACCTACGGGCATCACTTCGCCTTCGGCGAGATGGCCCTGGCCTACGTCATCGAACAGGCCCGCTTGGGGCGCGACGACGTGCGCCTGACCAACTTCGCTGCCTTCTTGGCCGAGCACCCGCCCGTGATGCGCGCGCGGCTGCACGAGCCCTCGTCCTGGAGCTGCGTGCACGGCGTGGAGCGCTGGCGCACGGACTGCGGCTGCACCGACGGCGGCCACCCGGAGTACGACCAGAAATGGCGCGGCCCCCTGCGCCAGGCCCTGGATATGGTGAAGAAGAACGTGGACGGCCACTACTTCACCCGGGGCCGGGAGTGCTTCGCCGATCCCCAGACGGCGCTGCGCGAATACGGCCGGGTACTCGCGGGCAGCCTCGACCAGGCGGCGTTCGAGGCCGCCCACTGCAAGAAAAAGTGCGGCCCGGCCGAACGGCGACTGGGCTGGACGCTTTTGGCCATGCAAGCCCACGCCCTGTCGGCGTTCGCCTCCTGCGCCTGGTTCTTCGATGAAATATCGCGCATCGAACCGCTGAACGCCCTGACCTATGCGCTTCGCGCCATGGAGCTTGCGCGCGAGACCGGCGCGCCGGACATGGAGCGCCAGGTCATGGACGTGCTTTCCGCAGCGCGCTCGAACCGGCCCGAGTTCGGCAGCGGCGCGGACCTGTGGCGCTCGCAGGTGGCCGTGCGACGCGAGACGCCCGCCCGACTGGCCGCGCAGGGGCTCTTGACCTTGTGGGCGCGCCACGCCTTACCCGAACCGGGCGAGACCGCGTCCGTGCAATGGTCGGGCCTTGGCCTGACCTTCACCGCCGATCCTGACGGGCAGGCCGATTCCGTGGCCCCCAGGAGCGGAGTCATGATCGTAAGCGAACGGCTACGCGCGGACAGCCCTGCATACCGCTGGCGGATGTGCACGGACCTGAGCTTCTCGCCCCTGGCTTGCCGGTTCGAGGTCGAGGCCGAAAACGGCCCCGCGCGAAACGGCGGCGATGCGAACGGAGTCTGCATCCCGGCCACCGACCTGCCCTGGGGCAAGCAGCAGGCCCTGGCCGTGGAGTGGGCGCGCCAGTCCGAGCGCGTCTTATGGCGCGATTCCGTGCTCGCCGCCCTGGGCGGCTGCCGCATGTTCCTGCCCTGGCAGGAGGCCCAGACCGACCAGCCGCTGGGCAACTCGTGGATGACCCTTCTGCCCGCCCTGTGCTGGAACTATTGTCTAGGTCTGCCCAGGGGCGATGCCGGCGAGGAGCATCTGGCCGACTACCTGGGCAGACGCGCGGTCTCGCACCCCGGCACCGGCGAACTCACGTTCCGCCTGGAGCGCGAATTGGCCCGGCTGATCGCAGATACCGAGGACGCGCTCGAAGGCGTACGCGACGCGGCCGACGTTTACGCCAGGGCGCGGCGCATCGGCCTTTCGCCCTCTCCATGGCTGGCCGAAAACGCCCTGTGGTCGCGGCGCGGCGATCTTCCTCCGGACGCGGCCCGTCTAGCCGAGGAGGCTTTCGGCTTCGTGCCCGGCCTGCTCGATCTCAAGTGA
- a CDS encoding AI-2E family transporter, whose translation MILDDKPYTLDRIFRIAVGVVFLVGLVLTLRWFSDVLLPFAIALVLAYLLNPVVRAAQNRLGGRRVPAVLLTLTLVAGILGFLVWLLLPMVVRETAQSAALLAQAAARSDWAEFLARYLPEDIWSEIRRLLLHSDVQQMLRSGRALDAAQAILQRLVPGVWNVVSGATSLLLGFVGLSVIVLYLALLLVDFERVARTWKEYLPGEWRERVAGFLREFENAMARYFRAQALVASIVGVCFATGFWLIGLPFAIVYGLLLGLMNMVPYLQLLGMPPAFFLALVMAAKGDMSVWMALGLVALVFALVQVLQDGFLIPKLVGDATGLAPWLVLLSLSIWGKLLGLLGLIIAIPATCLVLAWYRRYLARLGTPPPSISPE comes from the coding sequence ATGATCCTCGACGACAAACCCTACACTCTCGACCGCATCTTCCGCATCGCAGTCGGCGTTGTCTTCCTCGTGGGTCTGGTGCTCACGCTGCGCTGGTTCTCCGACGTCCTCCTGCCCTTCGCCATCGCCCTGGTTCTGGCCTACCTCCTGAACCCCGTGGTGCGCGCGGCGCAAAACCGCCTGGGCGGCCGCCGCGTCCCGGCCGTACTGCTCACGCTGACCCTGGTCGCAGGCATTCTCGGCTTTCTCGTCTGGCTGCTCCTGCCCATGGTCGTCCGCGAGACAGCCCAATCCGCCGCTCTGCTGGCCCAGGCCGCCGCCCGCTCCGACTGGGCCGAATTTCTGGCCCGTTACCTGCCTGAGGACATCTGGAGCGAGATACGCCGCCTGCTCCTGCACAGCGACGTGCAGCAAATGCTGCGCTCGGGCCGGGCGCTCGACGCGGCCCAGGCCATCCTGCAACGCCTCGTGCCCGGCGTCTGGAACGTGGTCAGCGGGGCCACGAGTCTTCTGCTGGGCTTCGTCGGCCTGTCCGTCATCGTCCTGTATCTGGCCCTGCTGCTGGTGGACTTCGAACGCGTGGCCCGGACCTGGAAGGAATACCTGCCCGGCGAATGGCGCGAGCGCGTGGCCGGATTCCTGCGCGAGTTCGAAAACGCCATGGCCCGCTACTTCCGCGCCCAGGCGCTTGTGGCCAGCATCGTGGGCGTCTGTTTCGCAACCGGTTTCTGGCTCATCGGCCTGCCCTTCGCCATCGTCTACGGGCTGCTCCTGGGGCTCATGAACATGGTCCCCTACCTCCAACTTCTGGGCATGCCCCCGGCCTTCTTCCTGGCCCTGGTCATGGCCGCCAAGGGCGACATGAGCGTCTGGATGGCCCTGGGCCTCGTGGCGCTGGTCTTCGCGCTGGTTCAAGTTCTCCAGGACGGCTTCCTCATCCCCAAGCTCGTGGGCGACGCCACGGGACTCGCGCCTTGGCTCGTGCTCCTCTCCCTCTCCATCTGGGGCAAGCTGCTCGGTCTTTTAGGCCTGATCATCGCCATCCCGGCCACCTGCCTCGTGCTCGCCTGGTACCGCCGCTATCTGGCACGCCTGGGCACGCCGCCACCTTCGATATCACCGGAATAA
- the lon gene encoding endopeptidase La has protein sequence MTKDTDRDRQDAEKLSEEIEKMELLASLPDGESSGEEDKARLDIPDELPVLPVRDIVVFNYMILPLFVGREKSVAAVDAALNSNRFILILTQKDEAVDDPGPNDLHRTGTVCMIMRMLKMPDGRLKVLVQGLTRAKVRDFTASEPFHKASIEVIEEEPMTETTSEVEALMRSSREQSEKIMALRGVQSQDIAGVLASVDDPGRLADLIASNLRMRVDEAQAILECGDHVERLRLVNRQLLKEAEVATMQAKIQSMAKEGMDKAQKDYFLREQMKAIRKELGETGDESEEFEELRKQIAKAGMPKDVRAETEKQLKRLESMHPDSSEASVIRTYIDWMVELPWKKATKDRLDIVEAKRILEEDHYGLDKVKERILEYLSVRKLNPGMKGPILCFVGPPGVGKTSLGRSIARALGRKFQRMSLGGMRDEAEIRGHRRTYIGAMPGRIIQNIKQAGARNPVIMLDEIDKVGADFRGDPSSALLEVLDPEQNHTFQDHYLNVPYDLSKVMFICTANVLDTIPGPLRDRMEIIRIPGYTEQEKTRIAKRYIFPRQAKENGLAKGEVQMSDAVLAKVIREYTREAGLRNLEREVGSIFRKFARKKAEGQKGPFRVTAASLTRLLGVPPFREDQRERDLPPGVANGLAWTPYGGEILHIEVSTMKGKGKLTLTGQLGEVMKESAQAAMSWARAKAESLKIDPDFSEKLDIHIHVPAGATPKDGPSAGVTLVTALVSALTSQGVCAETAMTGEITLRGRVLPVGGIKEKILAAVAAGMKTVIIPKDNEKDLRDVPPELARRIEVRLVERIDEVWPLACATRQDEKPASKPGRKTVAKPGKPAAKKAGGKARKVPA, from the coding sequence ATGACCAAAGATACCGACCGCGACCGGCAGGACGCGGAAAAGCTCTCCGAAGAGATCGAGAAAATGGAGCTTTTGGCCTCTCTGCCCGATGGGGAATCCTCCGGGGAGGAGGACAAGGCGCGCCTGGACATTCCAGACGAACTGCCCGTGCTGCCCGTGCGCGATATCGTGGTTTTCAACTACATGATCCTGCCCCTGTTCGTGGGCCGCGAAAAATCCGTGGCGGCCGTCGACGCGGCGCTCAACTCCAACCGCTTCATCCTCATCCTGACGCAAAAGGACGAGGCCGTGGATGATCCCGGCCCGAACGACCTGCACCGGACCGGCACAGTGTGCATGATCATGCGCATGCTCAAGATGCCCGACGGGCGCCTGAAAGTGCTCGTGCAGGGCCTCACGCGTGCCAAGGTACGCGACTTCACGGCTTCCGAGCCCTTCCACAAGGCCTCCATCGAGGTCATCGAAGAAGAGCCCATGACCGAGACCACCTCCGAGGTCGAGGCCCTGATGCGTTCCTCGCGCGAACAAAGCGAGAAGATCATGGCCCTGCGCGGCGTGCAGAGCCAGGATATCGCCGGTGTGCTGGCCTCGGTGGACGACCCGGGCCGTCTGGCCGACCTTATCGCTTCCAATCTGCGTATGCGCGTGGACGAGGCCCAAGCCATCCTCGAATGCGGCGACCATGTGGAGCGGCTACGGCTGGTCAATCGCCAGCTCCTGAAAGAGGCCGAGGTCGCCACCATGCAGGCCAAGATCCAGTCCATGGCCAAAGAGGGTATGGACAAGGCGCAGAAGGACTACTTCCTGCGCGAGCAGATGAAAGCCATCCGCAAGGAGCTTGGCGAGACCGGCGACGAATCCGAGGAATTCGAGGAACTGAGGAAGCAGATCGCCAAGGCGGGCATGCCCAAGGACGTGCGCGCCGAGACCGAGAAGCAGCTCAAGCGCCTGGAGTCCATGCACCCCGACTCATCCGAGGCCTCGGTCATCCGCACCTACATCGACTGGATGGTCGAACTGCCCTGGAAAAAGGCCACCAAGGACCGTTTGGACATCGTGGAGGCCAAGCGCATCCTCGAAGAGGATCACTACGGCCTGGACAAGGTCAAGGAGCGTATCCTCGAATACCTCTCGGTGCGAAAACTCAATCCGGGCATGAAAGGCCCCATCCTGTGCTTCGTCGGCCCTCCGGGCGTGGGCAAGACCAGCCTGGGCCGCTCCATCGCCCGGGCCCTGGGCCGTAAATTCCAGCGCATGAGCCTTGGCGGCATGCGCGACGAGGCCGAGATCCGGGGCCACCGCCGGACCTACATTGGGGCCATGCCCGGCCGCATCATCCAGAACATCAAGCAGGCCGGAGCCAGAAACCCGGTCATCATGCTCGACGAAATCGACAAGGTGGGCGCCGACTTCAGGGGCGACCCTTCCTCGGCCCTGCTCGAAGTCTTGGACCCCGAACAGAACCACACCTTCCAGGACCACTACCTGAACGTGCCCTACGACCTCTCCAAGGTCATGTTCATCTGCACGGCCAACGTGCTCGACACCATCCCCGGCCCCCTGCGCGACCGCATGGAGATCATCCGCATCCCCGGCTACACAGAGCAGGAGAAGACCCGCATCGCCAAGCGTTACATCTTCCCGCGCCAAGCCAAGGAGAACGGTCTGGCCAAGGGCGAGGTCCAGATGTCGGACGCGGTGCTCGCCAAGGTCATCCGCGAATACACGCGCGAGGCCGGGCTGCGAAACCTCGAACGCGAGGTCGGCTCCATCTTCCGCAAGTTCGCGCGCAAGAAGGCCGAGGGGCAGAAAGGGCCGTTCCGCGTCACCGCGGCCTCGCTGACCAGACTCTTGGGCGTACCGCCTTTCCGCGAGGACCAGCGCGAGCGCGACCTGCCTCCTGGCGTGGCCAACGGCCTGGCCTGGACCCCTTACGGCGGCGAGATACTGCACATCGAGGTCTCGACCATGAAGGGCAAAGGCAAGCTGACCCTCACCGGACAGCTCGGCGAGGTCATGAAGGAATCCGCGCAGGCCGCCATGTCCTGGGCGCGGGCCAAGGCGGAGTCGCTGAAAATCGACCCGGACTTCTCTGAAAAGCTCGACATCCACATCCACGTCCCGGCCGGGGCCACGCCCAAGGACGGCCCCTCGGCGGGCGTGACCCTGGTCACGGCGCTCGTCTCGGCTCTCACCAGCCAGGGCGTGTGCGCCGAGACGGCCATGACCGGCGAGATCACCCTGCGCGGCAGGGTGCTGCCCGTGGGCGGCATCAAGGAGAAAATCCTGGCCGCTGTGGCCGCAGGCATGAAAACCGTTATCATCCCCAAGGACAACGAGAAGGACCTGCGCGACGTGCCGCCCGAACTGGCCCGCCGCATCGAGGTACGGCTCGTGGAGCGCATCGACGAGGTCTGGCCCCTGGCCTGTGCCACGCGACAAGATGAAAAACCCGCGTCCAAGCCGGGCAGGAAAACCGTAGCCAAACCTGGAAAGCCCGCCGCGAAAAAGGCTGGCGGCAAAGCCCGGAAAGTTCCCGCCTAG
- a CDS encoding acylphosphatase, giving the protein MKTIRCLVSGRVQGVFFRAFTRDKARSLGLVGQVRNLPDGRVEVVARGPDEDVAKLARWLAEEGSPGSMVTDVACTPAELDPALREFSITR; this is encoded by the coding sequence ATGAAGACCATCCGCTGTCTGGTTTCCGGACGGGTGCAGGGCGTGTTCTTCCGCGCCTTCACCCGCGACAAGGCCCGTTCGCTTGGGCTTGTCGGCCAGGTGCGCAATCTGCCTGATGGCCGGGTCGAGGTCGTGGCCAGGGGACCGGACGAGGACGTGGCGAAACTCGCCCGCTGGCTCGCCGAGGAAGGCTCGCCCGGCAGCATGGTCACGGACGTCGCCTGCACCCCCGCCGAGCTCGATCCTGCGTTGCGTGAGTTCAGCATCACGCGCTGA
- the radC gene encoding RadC family protein: protein MAKDPHYHGHRQRLRDRLTRDPSQLADYEVLELLLGHVIRRGDTKPLAKELIARHKTLRGVFLADPSELRNLDGFGQSLEDFWRLWRETWARLHESPVAERLSIQSPQDVADFAKARLGPCRREEFWVAMVDNKNRIMAWERASQGTVDQTIVYPREVFSRALEVKASGIVLVHNHPGGDPRPSSQDVELTRRMVRAASDLGVRVLDHIIVTDTAFYSFQQEGML, encoded by the coding sequence GTGGCCAAGGACCCCCACTACCACGGCCACCGGCAGCGCCTGCGCGACCGGCTGACCCGCGATCCAAGCCAGCTTGCCGACTACGAGGTCCTTGAGCTTTTGCTGGGCCACGTCATCCGGCGCGGCGACACCAAGCCTCTGGCCAAGGAACTCATCGCCCGCCACAAGACGTTGCGCGGCGTGTTCCTGGCCGATCCCTCGGAACTGCGCAATCTCGACGGCTTCGGCCAAAGCCTGGAGGATTTCTGGCGGCTGTGGCGCGAGACCTGGGCCAGGCTGCACGAATCCCCGGTGGCCGAGCGGCTGTCCATCCAGAGCCCGCAGGACGTGGCCGATTTCGCCAAGGCGAGGCTCGGCCCCTGCCGCCGCGAGGAGTTCTGGGTGGCCATGGTGGACAACAAGAACCGCATCATGGCCTGGGAGCGGGCCAGCCAGGGCACGGTGGACCAGACCATCGTGTACCCGCGCGAGGTCTTCTCGCGCGCCCTGGAGGTCAAGGCCAGCGGCATCGTGCTCGTGCACAACCACCCCGGCGGCGACCCAAGGCCCTCAAGCCAGGACGTGGAACTGACGCGGCGCATGGTGCGCGCGGCCTCGGACCTCGGCGTGCGCGTGCTCGACCACATCATCGTCACGGACACGGCCTTCTACAGCTTCCAGCAGGAAGGCATGCTCTAG
- a CDS encoding DNA polymerase III subunit delta, which produces MTRPGFSFLACPDSELIRRRIRSMLDGQGLERRVYWGDEDLPPKFWQDMSSQGLFGGCKAVVVRHAQALPEKTLAQLSPLLAGMNESAWPIFCVEVPFEKGGPKIPAALKKQKYWIFAEKKGWVWTSPGLTEKTLPDYLRAWSKDTGIAVPQPVLRDLAAMLPPDAAAVDSELAKLELALAGRRELRAEDLDLVASESSIDFFSLLDALLRGRLETRVLREVLRERSSSDGLLFKLLANMARDARLMWMILSGENTGLPGWMTQKKEPLARAAGPARVAALFGLLMEAEHGVKSGERTEAQALENLVAELSRLFAPARRGA; this is translated from the coding sequence ATGACCCGCCCCGGATTCAGCTTCCTCGCCTGTCCGGACAGTGAACTGATCCGGCGCCGCATCCGCTCGATGCTCGACGGCCAGGGGCTGGAGCGCCGGGTCTATTGGGGCGACGAGGATCTGCCCCCCAAATTCTGGCAGGACATGTCCAGCCAGGGGCTGTTCGGCGGCTGCAAGGCCGTGGTCGTGCGCCACGCCCAGGCCCTGCCCGAAAAGACCCTGGCCCAGCTCTCGCCGCTGCTCGCGGGCATGAACGAATCCGCCTGGCCGATCTTCTGCGTCGAGGTGCCCTTCGAAAAAGGAGGGCCGAAGATTCCTGCCGCGCTCAAAAAACAGAAATACTGGATATTCGCCGAGAAAAAGGGATGGGTCTGGACGTCGCCGGGCCTGACCGAGAAGACGCTGCCCGACTATCTGCGCGCCTGGAGCAAGGACACGGGCATCGCCGTGCCGCAGCCCGTGCTGCGCGATCTGGCCGCCATGCTGCCGCCCGACGCGGCCGCCGTGGACAGCGAACTGGCCAAGCTCGAGCTGGCCCTGGCCGGACGGCGCGAACTCAGGGCCGAAGACCTCGACCTCGTGGCCTCGGAGAGTTCCATCGACTTCTTCAGCCTGCTTGACGCGCTCTTGCGCGGCCGCCTGGAGACCAGGGTGCTGCGCGAGGTGCTGCGCGAGCGTTCCTCGTCCGACGGCCTGCTCTTCAAGCTGCTGGCGAACATGGCCCGCGACGCCCGGCTGATGTGGATGATCCTCTCGGGCGAGAACACGGGGCTGCCCGGCTGGATGACGCAAAAGAAGGAACCGCTGGCCCGCGCGGCGGGTCCGGCTCGCGTGGCCGCCCTCTTCGGGCTGCTCATGGAGGCCGAGCACGGGGTCAAGTCAGGCGAACGCACCGAGGCCCAGGCCCTGGAAAACCTCGTGGCGGAACTTTCCCGGCTCTTCGCCCCGGCCCGGCGCGGGGCGTGA
- the lptE gene encoding LPS assembly lipoprotein LptE has translation MNAAARPTPRRIAPSALLLLVLAAACLLVGCGRYGFTAQEGKLALPEDVHTVYVRSVENPTMLTWLPARLVSTFRDEVTQRHMLEWSTRDAADALVDLEIVRFAISSSLLTKEETTLQYSASVTLNARAYGRADNNLLWQRSSSWSETFLAANDQVARERALDLAVQRLVDQLTDAY, from the coding sequence ATGAACGCCGCCGCCAGACCCACGCCCCGCCGAATCGCCCCTTCCGCGTTGCTCCTGCTCGTGCTGGCCGCGGCGTGTCTGCTGGTGGGCTGCGGGCGTTACGGCTTCACGGCACAGGAAGGCAAGCTCGCCCTTCCGGAGGACGTGCACACGGTCTACGTGCGTAGCGTCGAAAATCCGACCATGCTCACTTGGCTGCCCGCGCGACTTGTCTCGACATTCCGCGACGAGGTCACGCAGCGCCACATGCTCGAATGGTCCACGCGCGATGCAGCCGACGCCCTAGTGGATCTGGAGATCGTCCGCTTCGCCATCTCTTCCTCCCTGCTCACCAAGGAGGAGACAACCCTGCAATACAGCGCCAGCGTCACCCTGAACGCTCGCGCCTACGGCCGGGCGGACAACAATCTCCTGTGGCAGCGCTCGTCCTCCTGGAGCGAGACGTTTCTCGCGGCCAACGACCAAGTGGCCCGCGAGCGCGCCCTGGATCTGGCCGTGCAGCGCCTCGTGGACCAGTTGACGGACGCCTATTGA